A genomic segment from Vanacampus margaritifer isolate UIUO_Vmar chromosome 3, RoL_Vmar_1.0, whole genome shotgun sequence encodes:
- the mlxip gene encoding MLX-interacting protein isoform X1: protein MASRHPSSRQRERKQQRDDDDDDDDDDSDAEETGPSRSPSPNPSRGPRRSQIIHSGHFMVSSPHSEHPPKKGYDFDTVNKQTCQTYHFGKASTSHISIDASLTKLFECMTLAYSGKLVSPKWKNFKGLKLLWRDKIRLNNAIWRAWYMQYVERRQNPVCHFVTPLDGNIDLEAHRTSEMITTEGKCWKRRIEIVIREYHKWRTYFKKRLQKHKDDDLSSLLKGPKEQLALFGEVSPDMLRACFCQDEESEDPVPMQLESLFDMEVLMSEVPDTLFSTLVSHQTTAWTYPKENAHVVNADMIQPGLMQLQPNLDFPFDPLQDLFHSFRPPVFLPVSPTAPSVTPLPSNSSPSQGQLLSSMQLTDSHITSSMTSGTSAGSIADNYLHLYPGQVAISDHAAVSSHNPLAPPCLPAAVASLVPATLDPATALGETTAISPPSASAAGSACAQPLPPPPRMPSLVPLLAAPVPPTTLPYTFARPRHLQPSKANKKRDLKKITTASPIAPQQLFITSVIPAMKTDVTSSPGVLITHCGVAAGFSVVPKTPTSPQCIVPSENSFSSSHRIPEAPSGVVQGQPGTGQGSPCASDQVPSPPSLISSSTTPQIPRRAHIAEQKRRSNINHCFKTLGSLIPTLNSQANVSIAVKMQKTVEHIEKLKQEREQMQEDIRKLQEEITSLKASINLCHDQMPATGAQVTQRRFDHMQHRFTEYVKLRSRQDWKFWIFSVIIKPLFESFNKMVSTASATELCKTTLEWLERHCSLVALRPMVSNSLCHLSTSTSILSDPSRLPEEAVQALRHADVEPRSQAS from the exons ATGGCTTCTAGGCACCCGAGTTCCAGGCAGCGAGAAAGGAAACAACAGcgggacgacgacgacgacgacgacgatgacgactcGGACGCCGAGGAGACGGGCCCGAGCCGCAGCCCCAGCCCGAACCCCAGCCGGGGCCCGCGTAGGTCGCAGATCATCCACAGCGGGCACTTCATGGTATCCTCGCCGCACAGCGAGCACCCGCCGAAGAAAGGCTACGACTTCGACACCGTCAACAAACAGACCTGTCAGACGTATCACTTCGGCAAGGCCAGCACGTCGCACATCTCCATCGACGCTTCGCTCACCAAACTCTTCGAGTGCATGACGCTGGCCTACAG TGGTAAACTGGTGTCTCCCAAATGGAAAAACTTCAAAGGTCTGAAGCTGCTGTGGAGGGACAAGATCCGCCTCAACAACGCCATCTGGAGGGCCTGGTATATGCAGT ATGTGGAGAGAAGACAAAATCCCGTTTGTCATTTTGTGACCCCGCTGGATGGAAACATAGATCTGGAAGCGCATCGTACTTCGGag ATGATCACCACAGAGGGCAAATGCTGGAAGAGAAGAATAGAAATTGTCATCAGAGAGTATCACAAGTGGAGGACCTACTTCAAGAAAAGA TTGCAGAAGCACAAGGATGACGACCTGTCGAGTTTGCTGAAG GGGCCCAAGGAGCAGTTAGCGCTGTTTGGGGAAGTCTCTCCAGACATGCTTCGTGCTTGCTTTTGTCAGGATGAAGAGAGCGAGGACCCTGTGCCCATGCAGCTGGAGAGCCTCTTCGACATGGAGGTGCTGATGTCCGAGGTGCCTGACACGCTTTTCTCCACCTTGGTCTCGCACCAGACCACCGCCTGGACCTACCCCAAGGAGAACG CTCATGTGGTGAATGCGGACATGATCCAACCGGGCCTCATGCAGTTGCAGCCCAACCTGGACTTCCCTTTCGATCCACTACAAG ACTTATTTCACAGCTTCCGTCCACCCGTCTTCCTCCCCGTTTCCCCCACCGCACCGTCAGTCACCCCACTGCCCAGCAACAGCTCTCCGTCGCAG GGCCAGTTATTGTCGTCCATGCAGCTCACCGACAGCCACATCACGTCTTCCATGACTAGCGGAACCAGTGCCGGTTCCATTGCGGACAACTACTTGCATCTTTATCCGGGCCAGGTGGCCATCAGCGACCACGCCGCCGTCTCCTCCCACAATCCCCTGGCGCCTCCGTGCCTGCCAGCGGCGGTGGCATCTTTGGTCCCCGCCACGTTGGACCCCGCAACAGCCTTGGGCGAGACCACCGCGATCTCGCCGCCCTCTGCGTCGGCTGCCGGCTCCGCATGCGCGCAACCCCTGCCGCCTCCTCCCCGGATGCCGTCCTTGGTTCCGCTGTTAGCCGCACCCGTGCCTCCGACGACGCTGCCTTACACTTTCGCCCGCCCTCGACACCTCCAGCCAAGCAAGGCCAATAAAAAGCGGGACTTGAAGAAGATTACCACAGCCAGCCCGATTGCCCCCCAGCAGCTCTTCATCACAA GTGTCATCCCAGCAATGAAAACGGATGTGACCTCATCTCCTGGTGTGCTGATTACTCATTGTGGTGTG GCTGCTGGATTCTCTGTTGTCCCTAAAACCCCGACGTCTCCTCAGTGCATCGTCCCCTCGGAGAACTCGTTTTCCTCAAGCCACCGAATCCCGGAGGCCCCCTCTGGTGTCG TTCAGGGCCAGCCCGGAACAGGGCAAGGCTCCCCTTGTGCTTCAGATCAAGTTCCAAGTCCACCGTCGTTGATTAGCAGCAGCACCACACCTCAG aTTCCAAGAAGAGCGCACATTGCCGAGCAGAAGAGACGATCAAATATAAACCACTGCTTCAAAACGCTCGGCAGCCTGATTCCCACCCTCAACTCCCAAGCCAAC GTCAGTATTGCAGTGAAAATGCAAAAGACAGTGGAACACATTGAGAAGCTCAAGCAGGAGAGGGAACAAATGCAAGAAGACATCAGGAAGCTGCAGGAGGAGATCACAAGCCTCAAGGCCTCCATTAA CCTGTGCCACGACCAGATGCCGGCCACGGGAGCGCAGGTCACGCAGCGACGCTTTGACCACATGCAGCACAGGTTCACTGAGTACGTCAAGCTGCGTTCCCGGCAGGACTGGAAGTTCTGGATT TTCAGCGTCATCATCAAGCCCCTCTTCGAGTCCTTCAACAAGATGGTGTCGACCGCCAGCGCAACAGAACTTTGCAAGACCACGCTGGAGTGGCTCGAACGTCACTGCTCCCTGGTCGCCCTCAGACCCA
- the cfap251 gene encoding cilia- and flagella-associated protein 251 gives MSEVQGPETPSKSHLSDIDKLRRSRESQVYTATKETLFTHESTYSGTHALSLDWVSGVNSTLPVYVLQDHSQLVFLYAGAHVGILYNHTTNSQHLLEGHCSPISCMCVSEDRRWIATADQNEKSTVILWDSYSGIPVHTLFDCHPNGGVIAIAFSGDAKQLVTLGKERDQCVCIWDWTNDSHEPLWLTELSPEYGYQNHIIFNPNNSTQLLSSSESQVLFYSTAQRSLQYVPLKVIKLGDAATLELNASLFPNSTPEFCDIPKLAGGPLSPSVFHWREFRIITPSRAGVIMVWELTQDLDSNQRLSRDHVKIISLQEHPITVLAVVDNCIVTGDTRGHINFYDENMLLLTWFTQLNLDPIVSISFSKEFEREYLEDGTVDNKPLLGRNFVVSSSTSTVVHVNVERSTWRILLQENCDPLHAVACHPKQPAVVMGNCSGALKLWDYQQKRTICKTVLEKEKDIQCVRIDPQGRYLAVGFASGAVHFLDADTLQSDPKECFDYPPDSISHMSFSHDSGYLATADVGKAVTLFRMQSPHWIYLGRYRSHYKPITDLLFGVHQDSAKPRLFTLGVDRLLVEYDVESSEVGQLVILSSKRLEQSAVPKCMTWYPPLSAEEFLVVASNQYKMKLFNSASKTCRKTLLGPTYGSPVKKIRILPTSEDNKSGSYYMAYITEDKVGLQILPLDGNPYKSQAVLCHPTNVSDFAYSHDGQFVFTAGGPDCTVLSWQISYSALEAAAALGGKDLEPYYTILEGGRNGEFYREIEDFFYYCQIHNQGLGSMETRQLSPKIPLTELPSLMRALAYYPTEEEVEDMLNEVKLGQYAETGEYITDINLEELIKLYINHRPAFGISADELATAFEVLGEPGGPEGQPVLHRDQMLELLQVRGEAMTEDDLAECFTALLGLFEVKDEESPETDFFKTDNVSQEYALESVIPEKISMEIFTHHILGLPSSSPSSPSLALKKGLKAAEQQLDDD, from the exons ATGTCTGAAGTACAGGGTCCCGAGACCCCCTCCAAAAGTCATCTCAGCGACATTGACAAACTAAGGCGAAGCAGAGAGTCTCAAGTCTACACTGCAACCAAAGAAACCCTTTTTACACACGAGTCTACGTACAGTGGAACACATGCACTG tCACTTGATTGGGTCTCTGGGGTGAATTCCACTCTTCCCGTGTATGTTCTGCAAGACCACAGTCAACTGGTGTTCCTCTATGCCGGAGCTCACGTCGGGATCCTTTACAACCACACCACTAACTCCCAGCACTTACTCGag GGTCACTGCTCCCCCATTTCATGTATGTGCGTCAGTGAAGACCGACGGTGGATCGCGACAGCGGACCAAAACGAGAAAAGCACTGTCATACTGTGGGATTCGTACTCTGG CATTCCTGTGCACACGCTGTTCGACTGCCATCCCAACGGAGGAGTCATTGCCATCGCGTTTTCCGGGGACGCCAAACAGCTGGTGACACTCGGGAAGGAGAGAGATCAA tgtgtgtgtatctgGGATTGGACCAACGACTCCCATGAGCCGCTATGGCTCACAGAGCTCAGCCCAGAATACGGTTATCAA AATCACATCATTTTTAACCCAAACAATAGCACTCAGTTGCTGAGCAGCAGTGAAAGCCAAGTGTTGTTTTACAGCACG GCACAAAGAAGTTTGCAATATGTTCCACTAAAGGTTATCAAG CTGGGCGACGCGGCCACCCTGGAACTGAACGCATCTCTCTTCCCCAATTCCACGCCCGAGTTCTGCGACATCCCCAAATTGGCCGGCGGGCCTCTGAGTCCGTCCGTGTTCCACTGGCGAGAATTCCGAATCATAACCCCGTCCAGAGCGGGCGTCATCATGGTTTGGGAGCTCACGCAGGACCTGGACTCCAACCAAAGGCTGAGCCGAGACCATGTGAAGATCATCTCTCTGCAGGAGCATCCCATCACTGTGCTAGCTGTGGTAGACAA CTGCATTGTGACTGGAGACACGCGAGGCCACATCAACTTTTACGATGAAAACATGCTGCTCCTCACCTGGTTCACCCAATTGAACCTGGaccccattgtctccatttccTTTTCAAAAGAGTTTGAAAGAGAATATCTGGAAGACGGCACCGTGGATAACAAGCCACTTCTTGGCAG GAACTTTGTGGTGTCCTCGTCCACCTCCACGGTTGTCCACGTGAATGTGGAAAGAAGCACGTGGCGGATCCTGCTGCAGGAGAACTGCGACCCTCTCCACGCCGTGGCCTGCCATCCCAAACAGCCCGCCGTGGTCATGGGAAACTGCAGTGGCGCCTTAAAGCTTTGGGACTACCAGCAGAAGCGGACCATCTGCAAGACGGTCTTGGAGAAAGAGAAAGACATCCAATGTGTCAGAATTGACCCTCAAG GACGCTACCTGGCAGTCGGTTTTGCGAGTGGAGCCGTTCACTTTCTGGATGCTGACACTTTACAAAGCGATCCCAAGGAGTGTTTCGATTACCCTCCGGACAGCATCAGCCACATGAGCTTTTCGCATGACTCTGGCTACCTTGCCACTGCA GATGTGGGGAAGGCAGTGACGTTATTTCGCATGCAGTCGCCTCATTGGATCTACTTGGGCAGGTACCGCTCCCACTACAAACCCATTACAGACCTCCTATTTGGGGTGCACCAGGACAGCGCCAAGCCCAGACTGTTCACACTGGGCGTGGACCGCCTGCTG GTGGAGTACGACGTGGAGAGCAGTGAAGTGGGCCAGCTGGTCATCCTGAGCTCCAAGCGCCTTGAGCAGAGTGCGGTACCCAAGTGCATGACTTGGTACCCGCCGCTGAGCGCCGAAGAGTTTCTGGTGGTCGCCTCGAACCAATATAAAATGAAGCTTTTCAACAGCGCCTCCAAGACGTGCAG AAAGACCCTGCTCGGGCCGACGTACGGAAGCCCCGTTAAGAAAATCAGGATTCTACCGACTTCCGAGGACAACAAGAGCGGCTCGTATTACATGGCATACATCACAGAGGACAAG GTCGGCCTGCAGATCCTGCCTCTGGACGGCAACCCCTACAAGTCCCAGGCGGTGCTTTGCCATCCCACCAACGTGTCCGACTTCGCTTACTCCCACGATGGACAGTTTGTATTCACTGCAGGCGGTCCTGACTGCACGGTCCTGTCGTGGCAGATAAGCTACAG TGCTCTGGAGGCAGCAGCAGCTTTGGGAGGAAAGGACCTAGAGCCATATTATACTATTTTAGAGGGAGGCAGGAATGGAGAATTCTACAGG GAAATCGAAGACTTTTTCTATTACTGCCAAATTCACAATCAAGGCCTGGGCTCCATGGAAACGCGGCAGCTATCTCCCAAAATTCCTTTGACGGAATTACCTTCCCTAATGCGGGCTTTGGCCTACTACCCCACTGAAGAAGAG GTTGAAGATATGCTAAACGAGGTGAAGTTGGGCCAGTACGCAGAAACGGGAGAGTACATCACAGACATCAACCTGGAGGAGCTGATCAAACTCTACATCAACCACCGGCCGGCCTTTGGCATCTCGGCAGACGAGCTGGCCACGGCCTTTGAGGTTCTCGGCGAGCCTGGCGGACCCGAAGGACAACCCGTTCTGCACAGAGACCAGATGCTGGAGCTCCTGCAGGTCCGAG GGGAAGCCATGACAGAGGATGACCTGGCAGAGTGTTTCACTGCACTGTTAGGCCTCTTTGAAGTGAAAGATGAGGAAAGCCCTGAGACTGATTTCTTCAAAACTGACA acgtgAGCCAAGAATACGCCCTGGAGAGTGTGATCCCGGAAAAGATATCCATGGAGATATTTACACATCACATACTTGGCCTCCCATCGTCATCGCCGTCGTCACCATCTTTGGCGCTCAAGAAAGGACTTAAAGCAGCAGAGCAACAGCTTGATGACGACTGA
- the mlxip gene encoding MLX-interacting protein isoform X2 codes for MASRHPSSRQRERKQQRDDDDDDDDDDSDAEETGPSRSPSPNPSRGPRRSQIIHSGHFMVSSPHSEHPPKKGYDFDTVNKQTCQTYHFGKASTSHISIDASLTKLFECMTLAYSGKLVSPKWKNFKGLKLLWRDKIRLNNAIWRAWYMQYVERRQNPVCHFVTPLDGNIDLEAHRTSEMITTEGKCWKRRIEIVIREYHKWRTYFKKRLQKHKDDDLSSLLKDEESEDPVPMQLESLFDMEVLMSEVPDTLFSTLVSHQTTAWTYPKENAHVVNADMIQPGLMQLQPNLDFPFDPLQDLFHSFRPPVFLPVSPTAPSVTPLPSNSSPSQGQLLSSMQLTDSHITSSMTSGTSAGSIADNYLHLYPGQVAISDHAAVSSHNPLAPPCLPAAVASLVPATLDPATALGETTAISPPSASAAGSACAQPLPPPPRMPSLVPLLAAPVPPTTLPYTFARPRHLQPSKANKKRDLKKITTASPIAPQQLFITSVIPAMKTDVTSSPGVLITHCGVAAGFSVVPKTPTSPQCIVPSENSFSSSHRIPEAPSGVVQGQPGTGQGSPCASDQVPSPPSLISSSTTPQIPRRAHIAEQKRRSNINHCFKTLGSLIPTLNSQANVSIAVKMQKTVEHIEKLKQEREQMQEDIRKLQEEITSLKASINLCHDQMPATGAQVTQRRFDHMQHRFTEYVKLRSRQDWKFWIFSVIIKPLFESFNKMVSTASATELCKTTLEWLERHCSLVALRPMVSNSLCHLSTSTSILSDPSRLPEEAVQALRHADVEPRSQAS; via the exons ATGGCTTCTAGGCACCCGAGTTCCAGGCAGCGAGAAAGGAAACAACAGcgggacgacgacgacgacgacgacgatgacgactcGGACGCCGAGGAGACGGGCCCGAGCCGCAGCCCCAGCCCGAACCCCAGCCGGGGCCCGCGTAGGTCGCAGATCATCCACAGCGGGCACTTCATGGTATCCTCGCCGCACAGCGAGCACCCGCCGAAGAAAGGCTACGACTTCGACACCGTCAACAAACAGACCTGTCAGACGTATCACTTCGGCAAGGCCAGCACGTCGCACATCTCCATCGACGCTTCGCTCACCAAACTCTTCGAGTGCATGACGCTGGCCTACAG TGGTAAACTGGTGTCTCCCAAATGGAAAAACTTCAAAGGTCTGAAGCTGCTGTGGAGGGACAAGATCCGCCTCAACAACGCCATCTGGAGGGCCTGGTATATGCAGT ATGTGGAGAGAAGACAAAATCCCGTTTGTCATTTTGTGACCCCGCTGGATGGAAACATAGATCTGGAAGCGCATCGTACTTCGGag ATGATCACCACAGAGGGCAAATGCTGGAAGAGAAGAATAGAAATTGTCATCAGAGAGTATCACAAGTGGAGGACCTACTTCAAGAAAAGA TTGCAGAAGCACAAGGATGACGACCTGTCGAGTTTGCTGAAG GATGAAGAGAGCGAGGACCCTGTGCCCATGCAGCTGGAGAGCCTCTTCGACATGGAGGTGCTGATGTCCGAGGTGCCTGACACGCTTTTCTCCACCTTGGTCTCGCACCAGACCACCGCCTGGACCTACCCCAAGGAGAACG CTCATGTGGTGAATGCGGACATGATCCAACCGGGCCTCATGCAGTTGCAGCCCAACCTGGACTTCCCTTTCGATCCACTACAAG ACTTATTTCACAGCTTCCGTCCACCCGTCTTCCTCCCCGTTTCCCCCACCGCACCGTCAGTCACCCCACTGCCCAGCAACAGCTCTCCGTCGCAG GGCCAGTTATTGTCGTCCATGCAGCTCACCGACAGCCACATCACGTCTTCCATGACTAGCGGAACCAGTGCCGGTTCCATTGCGGACAACTACTTGCATCTTTATCCGGGCCAGGTGGCCATCAGCGACCACGCCGCCGTCTCCTCCCACAATCCCCTGGCGCCTCCGTGCCTGCCAGCGGCGGTGGCATCTTTGGTCCCCGCCACGTTGGACCCCGCAACAGCCTTGGGCGAGACCACCGCGATCTCGCCGCCCTCTGCGTCGGCTGCCGGCTCCGCATGCGCGCAACCCCTGCCGCCTCCTCCCCGGATGCCGTCCTTGGTTCCGCTGTTAGCCGCACCCGTGCCTCCGACGACGCTGCCTTACACTTTCGCCCGCCCTCGACACCTCCAGCCAAGCAAGGCCAATAAAAAGCGGGACTTGAAGAAGATTACCACAGCCAGCCCGATTGCCCCCCAGCAGCTCTTCATCACAA GTGTCATCCCAGCAATGAAAACGGATGTGACCTCATCTCCTGGTGTGCTGATTACTCATTGTGGTGTG GCTGCTGGATTCTCTGTTGTCCCTAAAACCCCGACGTCTCCTCAGTGCATCGTCCCCTCGGAGAACTCGTTTTCCTCAAGCCACCGAATCCCGGAGGCCCCCTCTGGTGTCG TTCAGGGCCAGCCCGGAACAGGGCAAGGCTCCCCTTGTGCTTCAGATCAAGTTCCAAGTCCACCGTCGTTGATTAGCAGCAGCACCACACCTCAG aTTCCAAGAAGAGCGCACATTGCCGAGCAGAAGAGACGATCAAATATAAACCACTGCTTCAAAACGCTCGGCAGCCTGATTCCCACCCTCAACTCCCAAGCCAAC GTCAGTATTGCAGTGAAAATGCAAAAGACAGTGGAACACATTGAGAAGCTCAAGCAGGAGAGGGAACAAATGCAAGAAGACATCAGGAAGCTGCAGGAGGAGATCACAAGCCTCAAGGCCTCCATTAA CCTGTGCCACGACCAGATGCCGGCCACGGGAGCGCAGGTCACGCAGCGACGCTTTGACCACATGCAGCACAGGTTCACTGAGTACGTCAAGCTGCGTTCCCGGCAGGACTGGAAGTTCTGGATT TTCAGCGTCATCATCAAGCCCCTCTTCGAGTCCTTCAACAAGATGGTGTCGACCGCCAGCGCAACAGAACTTTGCAAGACCACGCTGGAGTGGCTCGAACGTCACTGCTCCCTGGTCGCCCTCAGACCCA